In Mangifera indica cultivar Alphonso chromosome 1, CATAS_Mindica_2.1, whole genome shotgun sequence, a single genomic region encodes these proteins:
- the LOC123219920 gene encoding ribonuclease III domain-containing protein RNC1, chloroplastic, translated as MDLSSSFTTQLKPNCSSLFSDNISFSSSISPFPLQICPKTLKLTKPTSRNLRILAVAIDPQQEQPQNSPQRLLKELAERKKVTSPKKKVPPKRFILRPPLDDKKLADRFLNSPQLSLKSFPLLSSCLPSSRLNNADKTWMDEYLLEAKQALGYSLEPSEELGDDNPAKHFDTLLYLAFQHPACERTKARHIRSGHSRLCFLGQYVLELAFAEYFLQRYPRESPAPMRERVFGLIGKRNLPKWIKAASLQNLVFPYDDMDKLIRKLREPPCKSVFWALFGAIYLCFGLPEVYRVLFEVFGMDPEDEDCQPKLRRQLEDVDYVSVEFEGNKLSWQDVAAYKPPENALFAHPRLFRACVPPGMHRFRGNLWDYDSRPQVMQILGYPLAVKDRIPEITDARNIELGLGLQLCFLHPSKHKFEHPRFCYERLEYVGQKIQDIVMAERLLMKHLDAPGHWLQEKHRRILMNKFCGKYFREKYLHRFITYAEQVQDAYEHNRRLRNPATTAVQQAIHGLAYTVYGKPEVRRLMFEVFDFEQIQPKAM; from the exons ATGGacctctcttcttcttttacaACCCAGTTGAAACCAAATTgttcttctctattttctgataacatctctttctcttcttcaatttctccATTTCCTCTCCAAATTTgtcctaaaaccctaaaactaaCCAAACCCACCTCTCGAAATTTGCGAATTCTGGCTGTGGCAATAGACCCACAACAGGAGCAACCACAAAACAGCCCGCAGAGACTTCTCAAAGAACTTgcagagagaaaaaaagttacATCACCAAAGAAAAAAGTTCCCCCAAAACGGTTCATATTAAGGCCCCCACTAGACGACAAAAAGCTAGCCGATAGGTTTTTGAACAGCCCACAGCTATCTCTAAAATCCTTTCCTTTGTTAAGTTCTTGCTTGCCTTCTTCACGTCTTAACAATGCTGACAAAACTTGGATGGACGAGTACTTGCTTGAGGCGAAACAGGCTCTAGGTTATTCTTTAGAGCCATCTGAGGAATTAGGAGATGATAATCCAGCTAAGCATTTTGATACTTTGTTATACTTGGCGTTTCAGCATCCGGCATGTGAGAGGACAAAGGCAAGACACATTAGGTCAGGGCATTCAAGACTCTGTTTTCTGGGACAGTATGTACTTGAATTGGCCTTTGCTGAGTATTTTTTGCAAAGGTATCCAAGAGAATCGCCGGCTCCAATGAGAGAAAGAGTTTTTGGATTGATTGGGAAGAGGAACTTGCCCAAGTGGATAAAAGCTGCCAGTTTGCAGAATTTGGTTTTTCCCTATGATGATATGGATAAGCTCATTAGGAAATTGCGGGAACCGCCTTGCAA GTCTGTGTTCTGGGCTCTGTTTGGGGCTATATATTTGTGCTTTGGTCTGCCAGAAGTTTATCGTGTTCTTTTTGAAGTATTTGGGATGGATCCAGAAGATGAGGACTGTCAGCCAAAGTTAAGGCGGCAACTTGAAGATGTAGATTATGTATCTGTTGAATTTGAAGGCAATAAGCTCAGTTGGCAAGATGTTGCAGCTTATAAG CCACCTGAAAATGCTCTTTTTGCACATCCAAGGCTTTTTAGGGCTTGTGTTCCCCCTGGTATGCATCGATTTCGAGGAAATCTATGGGATTATGACAGCAGACCACAAGTTATGCAAATTCTGGGATATCCCTTGGCAGTAAAAGACAGGATTCCGGAAATTACCGATGCCAGGAATATTGAACTTGGACTTGGGCTACAG CTTTGTTTCTTGCATCCATCAAAACACAAGTTTGAGCATCCTCGGTTCTGCTATGAGCGTCTGGAGTATGTTGGCCAAAAGATCCAG GATATTGTAATGGCTGAGAGGCTGCTGATGAAACATCTAGATGCTCCTGGACACTGGCTGCAGGAGAAGCACCGACGTATTCTTATGAACAAGTTCTGTGGGAAGTATTTCAGGGAAAAATATCTCCATCGATTTATAACATATGCTGAACAGGTTCAAGATGCATATGAACACAATCGAAGACTGAGAAATCCTGCCACTACTGCTGTTCAACAAGCTATTCATGGGCTTGCTTACACTGTTTATGGAAAACCAGAGGTGAGGCGCCTCATGTTTGAGGTTTTTGATTTTGAGCAAATCCAACCTAAAGCTATGTGA